A stretch of the Macaca thibetana thibetana isolate TM-01 chromosome X, ASM2454274v1, whole genome shotgun sequence genome encodes the following:
- the PDZD4 gene encoding PDZ domain-containing protein 4 isoform X4 produces the protein MGCNMCVVQKPEEQYKVMLQEVELYKSSHRDKLGLMVCYRTDDEEDLGIYVGEVNPNSIAAKDGRIREGDRIIQINGVDVQNREEAVAILSQEENTNISLLVARPESQLAKRWKDSDRDDFLDDFGSENEGELRAHKLKSPPAQQLRNEEEKGAPDAGPGLSNSQELDSGVGRTDESTRNEESSEHDLLGDEPPSSTNTPGSLRKFGLQGDALQSRDFHFSMDSLLAEGAGLGAGDVPGLTDEEYERYRELLEIKCHLENGNQLGLLFPRASGGNSALDVNRNESLGHEMAMLEEELRHLEFKCRNILRAQKMQQLRERCMKAWLLEEESLYDLAASEPKKHELSDISELPEKSDKDSTSAYNTGESCRSTPLLVEPLPESPLRRAAAGNSNLNRTPPGPPVATPAKAAPPPGSPTKFRSLSRDPEAGRRQHAEERGRRNPKTGLTLERVGPEGSPYLSRRHRGQGQEGEHYHSCVQLAPTRGLEELGHGPLSLAGGPRVGGVATAATEAPRMEWKVKVRSDGTRYVAKRPVRDRLLKARALKIREERSGMTTDDDAVSEMKMGRYWSKEERKQHLIRAREQRKRREFMMQSRLECLREQQNGDSKPELNIIALSHRKTMKKRNKKILDNWITIQEMLAHGARSADGKRVYNPLLSVTTV, from the exons GAAGTGGAGCTGTATAAAAGTAGCCACCGGGACAAGCTGGGCCTGATGGTTTGCTACCGCACGGACGACGAGGAGGACCTGGGCATTTATGTCGGAGAG GTAAATCCCAACAGCATTGCAGCCAAAGACGGCCGGATCCGTGAGGGAGACCGCATCATCCAG ATTAACGGTGTGGACGTCCAGAACCGGGAAGAGGCGGTGGCCATCCTGAGCCAGGAAGAGAACACCAACATCTCCCTGCTGGTGGCCCGACCTGAGAGCCAG CTGGCGAAACGGTGGAAGGACAGCGACCGGGATGACTTCCTGGATGACTTTGGCTCTGAGAATGAGGGGGAGCTGCGTGCTCATAAACTGAAATCACCCCCTGCCCAGCag CTCCGAAACGAAGAGGAGAAAGGGGCTCCCGACGCAGGCCCAGGCCTGAGCAACAGCCAGGAGCTGGACAGCGGGGTGGGCCGGACTGACGAGAGCACCCGGAACGAAGAGAGCTCTGAGCACGACCTGCTGGGGGACGAACCCCCGAGCTCCACCAACACCCCGGGAAGCCTGCGCAAGTTTGGCCTGCAAGGGGACGCCTTGCAGAGCCGGGACTTCCATTTCAGCATGGACTCTCTGCTGGCCGAGGGGGCGGGGCTGGGAGCTGGCGACGTCCCGGGCCTCACGGATGAGGAGTATGAGCGCTACCGCGAGCTCCTGGAGATCAAGTGCCACCTAGAGAACGGCAACCAGCTGGGCCTCCTCTTTCCCCGGGCCTCCGGAGGCAACAGTGCCCTGGACGTCAACCGCAACGAGAGCCTGGGCCACGAGATGGCCATGCTGGAGGAGGAGCTACGGCACCTGGAATTCAAGTGCCGCAACATCCTGCGGGCGCAAAAGATGCAGCAGCTGCGTGAGCGCTGCATGAAGGCCTGGCTGCTGGAGGAGGAGAGCCTCTACGACCTGGCGGCCAGCGAGCCCAAGAAGCACGAGCTGTCTGACATCTCCGAGCTGCCTGAGAAGTCGGACAAGGACAGCACCAGCGCCTACAACACTGGGGAGAGCTGCCGCAGCACCCCGCTGCTCGTGGAACCCCTGCCTGAGAGTCCCCTGCGGCGGGCGGCGGCCGGCAACTCCAACTTGAACCGGACCCCTCCCGGCCCCCCTGTTGCCACCCCCGCCAAGGCAGCTCCTCCACCGGGGAGCCCCACCAAGTTCCGGTCCCTCTCCCGGGATCCTGAGGCCGGCCGGAGGCAGCATGCGGAGGAGCGCGGCCGCCGCAATCCCAAGACCGGGTTGACCCTGGAGCGCGTGGGCCCCGAAGGCAGCCCTTACCTCTCGCGGCGCCACCGCGGCCAGGGCCAGGAGGGCGAGCACTACCACAGCTGCGTGCAGCTGGCCCCGACGCGAGGCCTGGAGGAGCTGGGCCACGGTCCCCTGAGCTTGGCCGGTGGCCCTCGGGTGGGTGGGGTGGCGACCGCGGCCACTGAAGCACCGCGCATGGAGTGGAAGGTGAAGGTGCGCAGCGATGGAACCCGCTATGTGGCCAAGCGGCCCGTGCGAGATCGGCTGCTGAAAGCCCGTGCCCTGAAGATCCGGGAGGAGCGCAGCGGTATGACTACCGACGACGACGCAGTGAGCGAGATGAAGATGGGCCGCTACTGGAGCAAGGAGGAGCGGAAGCAGCACCTGATCCGAGCCCGCGAACAGCGGAAGCGGCGCGAGTTCATGATGCAGAGCCGGCTGGAGTGCCTGCGGGAGCAGCAGAATGGCGACAGCAAGCCCGAGCTCAACATCATTGCCCTGAGCCACCGCAAAACCATGAAGAAGCGGAACAAGAAGATCCTGGACAACTGGATCACCATCCAGGAGATGCTGGCCCATGGCGCACGCTCGGCTGATGGCAAGCGGGTCTACAACCCTCTCCTCTCGGTCACTACTGTGTGA
- the IDH3G gene encoding isocitrate dehydrogenase [NAD] subunit gamma, mitochondrial isoform X1 yields MIPGDGIGPELMLHVKSVFRHACVPVDFEEVHVSSNADEEDIRNAIMAIRRNRVALKGNIETNHNLPPSHKSRNNILRTSLDLYANVIHCKSLPGVVTRHKDIDILIVRENTEGEYSSLEHESVAGVVESLKIITKAKSLRIAEYAFKLAQESGRKKVTAVHKANIMKLGDGLFLQCCREVAARYPQITFENMIVDNTTMQLVSRPQQFDVMVMPNLYGNIVNNVCAGLVGGPGLVAGANYGHVYAVFETATRNTGKSIANKNIANPTATLLASCMMLDHLKCTLQTSGARAQHLKPSRTLSATSASSTAGPWRPRLALGPPWIPLPSPAPQPAW; encoded by the exons ATGATCCCAGGGGATGGCATTGGGCCGGAGCTCATGCTGCATGTCAAGTCCGTCTTCAG GCACGCATGTGTACCAGTGGACTTTGAAGAGGTGCACGTGAGTTCCAACGCTGATGAAGAGGACATTCGCAATGCCATCATGGCTATCCGCCGGAACCGTGTGGCCCTGAAGG GCAACATTGAAACCAACCATAACCTGCCACCGTCACACAAATCTCGAAACAACATCCTTCG CACCAGCCTGGACCTCTATGCCAATGTCATTCACTGTAAGAgcctgccaggtgtggtgacccGGCACAAGGACATAGACATCCTCATTGTCCGGGAGAACACAGAGGGCGAGTATAGCAGCCTGGAGCATGAG AGCGTGGCGGGAGTGGTGGAGAGCCTGAAGATCATCACCAAGGCCAAGTCCCTGCGCATTGCCGAGTATGCCTTCAAGCTGGCGCAGGAGAGCGGGCGCAAGAAAGTGACGGCTGTACACAAGGCCAACATCAT GAAACTGGGCGATGGGCTTTTCCTCCAGTGCTGCAGGGAGGTGGCAGCCCGCTACCCCCAGATCACCTTCGAGAACATGATTGTGGACAACACCACCATGCAG CTGGTGTCCCGACCCCAGCAGTTTGATGTCATGGTAATGCCCAATCTCTATGGCAACATTGTCAACAATGTCTGCGCAGGACTGGTTGGGGGCCCAGGCCTTGTGGCTGGGGCCAACTATGGCCATGTGTATGCGGTGTTTGAAACG GCTACGAGGAACACCGGCAAGAGTATCGCCAATAAGAACATCGCCAACCCCACGGCCACCTTGCTGGCCAGCTGCATGATGCTGGACCACCTCAA ATGCACACTCCAGACATCGGGGGCCAGGGCACAACATCTGAAGCCATCCAGGACATTATCCGCCACATCCGCGTCATCAACGGCCGGGCCGTGGAGGCCTAGGCTGGCCCTGGGACCTCCTTGgattccccttccctccccagcacCCCAGCCAGCCTGGTAG
- the SSR4 gene encoding translocon-associated protein subunit delta: MAAMAYLGALALLLLSSLSRCSAEACLEPQITPSYYTTSDAVISTETVFIVEISLTCKNRVQNMALYADVGGKQFPVTRGQDVGRYQVSWSLDHKSAHAGTYEVRFFDEESYSLLRKAQRNNEDISIIPPLFTVSVDHRGTWNGPWVSTEVLAAAIGLVIYYLAFSAKSHIQA; this comes from the exons ATGGCGGCGATGGCATATCTCGGCGCCCTGGCGCTGCTCCTGCTGTCCAGCCTCTCCCGCTGCTCAG CTGAGGCCTGCCTGGAGCCCCAGATCACCCCTTCCTACTACACCACTTCTGACGCTGTCATTTCCACCGAGACTGTCTTTATTGTGGAGATCTCCCTGACATGCAAGAACAGGGTCCAG AACATGGCTCTCTATGCTGACGTCGGTGGAAAACAATTCCCTGTCACCCGAGGCCAGGACGTGGGGCGTTATCAG GTGTCCTGGAGCCTGGACCACAAGAGCGCCCACGCAGGCACCTATGAAGTCAGATTCTTCGACGAGGAGTCCTACAGCCTCCTCAGGAAG GCTCAGAGGAATAACGAGGACATTTCCATCATCCCGCCGCTGTTCACAGTCAGCGTGGACCATCGG GGCACTTGGAACGGGCCCTGGGTGTCCACTGAGGTGCTGGCTGCGGCGATTGGTCTTGTGATCTACTACCTGGCCTTCAGCGCAAAGAGCCACATCCAGGCCTGA
- the PDZD4 gene encoding PDZ domain-containing protein 4 isoform X3 gives MTAPPISHEYYDPAEFMEGGPQEADRLDELEYEEVELYKSSHRDKLGLMVCYRTDDEEDLGIYVGEVNPNSIAAKDGRIREGDRIIQINGVDVQNREEAVAILSQEENTNISLLVARPESQLAKRWKDSDRDDFLDDFGSENEGELRAHKLKSPPAQQLRNEEEKGAPDAGPGLSNSQELDSGVGRTDESTRNEESSEHDLLGDEPPSSTNTPGSLRKFGLQGDALQSRDFHFSMDSLLAEGAGLGAGDVPGLTDEEYERYRELLEIKCHLENGNQLGLLFPRASGGNSALDVNRNESLGHEMAMLEEELRHLEFKCRNILRAQKMQQLRERCMKAWLLEEESLYDLAASEPKKHELSDISELPEKSDKDSTSAYNTGESCRSTPLLVEPLPESPLRRAAAGNSNLNRTPPGPPVATPAKAAPPPGSPTKFRSLSRDPEAGRRQHAEERGRRNPKTGLTLERVGPEGSPYLSRRHRGQGQEGEHYHSCVQLAPTRGLEELGHGPLSLAGGPRVGGVATAATEAPRMEWKVKVRSDGTRYVAKRPVRDRLLKARALKIREERSGMTTDDDAVSEMKMGRYWSKEERKQHLIRAREQRKRREFMMQSRLECLREQQNGDSKPELNIIALSHRKTMKKRNKKILDNWITIQEMLAHGARSADGKRVYNPLLSVTTV, from the exons atgacCGC CCCCCCCATCAGCCATGAGTATTATGACCCAGCGGAATTTATGGAGGGCGGCCCGCAGGAGGCAGACCGCTTGGACGAGCTGGAGTATGAG GAAGTGGAGCTGTATAAAAGTAGCCACCGGGACAAGCTGGGCCTGATGGTTTGCTACCGCACGGACGACGAGGAGGACCTGGGCATTTATGTCGGAGAG GTAAATCCCAACAGCATTGCAGCCAAAGACGGCCGGATCCGTGAGGGAGACCGCATCATCCAG ATTAACGGTGTGGACGTCCAGAACCGGGAAGAGGCGGTGGCCATCCTGAGCCAGGAAGAGAACACCAACATCTCCCTGCTGGTGGCCCGACCTGAGAGCCAG CTGGCGAAACGGTGGAAGGACAGCGACCGGGATGACTTCCTGGATGACTTTGGCTCTGAGAATGAGGGGGAGCTGCGTGCTCATAAACTGAAATCACCCCCTGCCCAGCag CTCCGAAACGAAGAGGAGAAAGGGGCTCCCGACGCAGGCCCAGGCCTGAGCAACAGCCAGGAGCTGGACAGCGGGGTGGGCCGGACTGACGAGAGCACCCGGAACGAAGAGAGCTCTGAGCACGACCTGCTGGGGGACGAACCCCCGAGCTCCACCAACACCCCGGGAAGCCTGCGCAAGTTTGGCCTGCAAGGGGACGCCTTGCAGAGCCGGGACTTCCATTTCAGCATGGACTCTCTGCTGGCCGAGGGGGCGGGGCTGGGAGCTGGCGACGTCCCGGGCCTCACGGATGAGGAGTATGAGCGCTACCGCGAGCTCCTGGAGATCAAGTGCCACCTAGAGAACGGCAACCAGCTGGGCCTCCTCTTTCCCCGGGCCTCCGGAGGCAACAGTGCCCTGGACGTCAACCGCAACGAGAGCCTGGGCCACGAGATGGCCATGCTGGAGGAGGAGCTACGGCACCTGGAATTCAAGTGCCGCAACATCCTGCGGGCGCAAAAGATGCAGCAGCTGCGTGAGCGCTGCATGAAGGCCTGGCTGCTGGAGGAGGAGAGCCTCTACGACCTGGCGGCCAGCGAGCCCAAGAAGCACGAGCTGTCTGACATCTCCGAGCTGCCTGAGAAGTCGGACAAGGACAGCACCAGCGCCTACAACACTGGGGAGAGCTGCCGCAGCACCCCGCTGCTCGTGGAACCCCTGCCTGAGAGTCCCCTGCGGCGGGCGGCGGCCGGCAACTCCAACTTGAACCGGACCCCTCCCGGCCCCCCTGTTGCCACCCCCGCCAAGGCAGCTCCTCCACCGGGGAGCCCCACCAAGTTCCGGTCCCTCTCCCGGGATCCTGAGGCCGGCCGGAGGCAGCATGCGGAGGAGCGCGGCCGCCGCAATCCCAAGACCGGGTTGACCCTGGAGCGCGTGGGCCCCGAAGGCAGCCCTTACCTCTCGCGGCGCCACCGCGGCCAGGGCCAGGAGGGCGAGCACTACCACAGCTGCGTGCAGCTGGCCCCGACGCGAGGCCTGGAGGAGCTGGGCCACGGTCCCCTGAGCTTGGCCGGTGGCCCTCGGGTGGGTGGGGTGGCGACCGCGGCCACTGAAGCACCGCGCATGGAGTGGAAGGTGAAGGTGCGCAGCGATGGAACCCGCTATGTGGCCAAGCGGCCCGTGCGAGATCGGCTGCTGAAAGCCCGTGCCCTGAAGATCCGGGAGGAGCGCAGCGGTATGACTACCGACGACGACGCAGTGAGCGAGATGAAGATGGGCCGCTACTGGAGCAAGGAGGAGCGGAAGCAGCACCTGATCCGAGCCCGCGAACAGCGGAAGCGGCGCGAGTTCATGATGCAGAGCCGGCTGGAGTGCCTGCGGGAGCAGCAGAATGGCGACAGCAAGCCCGAGCTCAACATCATTGCCCTGAGCCACCGCAAAACCATGAAGAAGCGGAACAAGAAGATCCTGGACAACTGGATCACCATCCAGGAGATGCTGGCCCATGGCGCACGCTCGGCTGATGGCAAGCGGGTCTACAACCCTCTCCTCTCGGTCACTACTGTGTGA
- the IDH3G gene encoding isocitrate dehydrogenase [NAD] subunit gamma, mitochondrial isoform X2 codes for MALKVATVAGGAAKAVLRPALLCRPWEVLGAHEVPSRSISSQQTIPPSAKYGGRHTVTMIPGDGIGPELMLHVKSVFRHACVPVDFEEVHVSSNADEEDIRNAIMAIRRNRVALKGNIETNHNLPPSHKSRNNILRTSLDLYANVIHCKSLPGVVTRHKDIDILIVRENTEGEYSSLEHESVAGVVESLKIITKAKSLRIAEYAFKLAQESGRKKVTAVHKANIMKLGDGLFLQCCREVAARYPQITFENMIVDNTTMQLVSRPQQFDVMVMPNLYGNIVNNVCAGLVGGPGLVAGANYGHVYAVFETATRNTGKSIANKNIANPTATLLASCMMLDHLKLHSYATSIRKAVLASMDNENMHTPDIGGQGTTSEAIQDIIRHIRVINGRAVEA; via the exons ATGGCGCTGAAGGTAGCGACGGTCGCCGGCGGCGCTGCGAAGGCAGTGCTCAGGCCAGCCCTTCTCTGCCGTCCCTGGGAG GTTCTAGGCGCCCACGAGGTCCCCTCAAGGAGCATCTCTTCA CAACAAACAATT cctCCGTCGGCTAAGTATGGCGGGCGGCACACAGTGACCATGATCCCAGGGGATGGCATTGGGCCGGAGCTCATGCTGCATGTCAAGTCCGTCTTCAG GCACGCATGTGTACCAGTGGACTTTGAAGAGGTGCACGTGAGTTCCAACGCTGATGAAGAGGACATTCGCAATGCCATCATGGCTATCCGCCGGAACCGTGTGGCCCTGAAGG GCAACATTGAAACCAACCATAACCTGCCACCGTCACACAAATCTCGAAACAACATCCTTCG CACCAGCCTGGACCTCTATGCCAATGTCATTCACTGTAAGAgcctgccaggtgtggtgacccGGCACAAGGACATAGACATCCTCATTGTCCGGGAGAACACAGAGGGCGAGTATAGCAGCCTGGAGCATGAG AGCGTGGCGGGAGTGGTGGAGAGCCTGAAGATCATCACCAAGGCCAAGTCCCTGCGCATTGCCGAGTATGCCTTCAAGCTGGCGCAGGAGAGCGGGCGCAAGAAAGTGACGGCTGTACACAAGGCCAACATCAT GAAACTGGGCGATGGGCTTTTCCTCCAGTGCTGCAGGGAGGTGGCAGCCCGCTACCCCCAGATCACCTTCGAGAACATGATTGTGGACAACACCACCATGCAG CTGGTGTCCCGACCCCAGCAGTTTGATGTCATGGTAATGCCCAATCTCTATGGCAACATTGTCAACAATGTCTGCGCAGGACTGGTTGGGGGCCCAGGCCTTGTGGCTGGGGCCAACTATGGCCATGTGTATGCGGTGTTTGAAACG GCTACGAGGAACACCGGCAAGAGTATCGCCAATAAGAACATCGCCAACCCCACGGCCACCTTGCTGGCCAGCTGCATGATGCTGGACCACCTCAA GCTGCACTCCTATGCCACTTCCATCCGTAAGGCTGTCCTGGCGTCCATGGACAATGAGAAT ATGCACACTCCAGACATCGGGGGCCAGGGCACAACATCTGAAGCCATCCAGGACATTATCCGCCACATCCGCGTCATCAACGGCCGGGCCGTGGAGGCCTAG